From Xiphophorus couchianus chromosome 4, X_couchianus-1.0, whole genome shotgun sequence, a single genomic window includes:
- the LOC114143498 gene encoding trypsin-like — MALLKVLMLLGLCGSVNSDVSLQKRIIGGQNCDEGERLYHVRLEGRNGTHMSRCGGSLIHPQWILTVARCWQSEPRWTNRAVLKVHPRTVIQYIQSIEQVPQIYGPDHDIILLKLQRPVTDVPVARLPDCSYRLKVDDVVQLAGDGATTAGPNNERLPPNAPIPAHLQCVNMQVFRISVIMPPYGYICLASAPNRDICRGDTGGAVVYNDMIYGVISFGGAKACQKPTAILDVCGYLQWIKAATGIQ; from the exons atggctctgctgaaggttctgaTGCTCCTGGGGCTGT gtggTTCAGTGAactcagatgtttctctgcagaagagAATCATTGGAGGTCAAAACTGTGATGAAGGTGAGCGTCTTTATCACGTTCGGCTGGAGGGCAGGAATGGTACTCATATGAGCCGCTGTGGAGGATCTCTGATCCACCCTCAGTGGATCCTGACTGTGGCTCGCTGCTGGCAGTCGGAGCCAAGATG GACTAACAGAGCAGTGTTAAAAGTTCATCCACGGACTGTTATACAGTACATTCAGTCAATCGAACAAGTTCCTCAGATTTACGGCCCAGACCATGACATCATTTTGCTGAAGCTTCAGAGACCAGTAACAGATGTCCCAGTTGCTCGGCTACCAGACTGCAGTTATCGGCTTAAAGT AGACGATGTTGTTCAGCTGGCAGGAGATGGAGCAACAACAGCTGGCCCCAATAATGAGCGAT TGCCCCCCAATGCTCCTATTCCAGCACATCTTCAATGTGTCAACATGCAGGTTTTTCGTATTTCCGTCATCATGCCGCCGTATGGGTATATATGCCTTGCTTCAGCACCGAACAGGGATATATGTCGT GGCGACACTGGTGGAGCAGTGGTGTACAACGACATGATTTATGGTGTGATTTCTTTTGGTGGAGCAAAGGCATGTCAGAAACCAACTGCAATCTTGGATGTGTGTGGATATCTGCAGTGGATAAAAGCAGCAACTGGGattcaataa